One window of the Pseudomonas sihuiensis genome contains the following:
- the rnc gene encoding ribonuclease III yields the protein MSPNLSRLERKLGYSFKDQDLMILALTHRSFAGRNNERLEFLGDAILNFVAGEALFERFPQAREGQLSRLRARLVKGETLAVLARGFELGEYLRLGSGELKSGGFRRESILADALEALIGAIYLDAGMEAARERVLDWLTGELDGLTLVDTNKDPKTRLQEFLQSRACELPRYEVVEVQGEPHCRTFMVECQVALLNEKTLGQGGSRRIAEQVAAAAALIALGVENGND from the coding sequence GTGAGTCCCAATCTGTCCCGCCTCGAGCGCAAGCTCGGCTATAGCTTCAAGGACCAGGATCTGATGATCCTGGCTCTGACCCATCGCAGTTTCGCCGGCCGCAACAACGAGCGGCTGGAATTTCTCGGTGATGCCATTCTCAACTTCGTAGCCGGTGAGGCGCTGTTCGAGCGCTTTCCGCAGGCCCGCGAAGGTCAGTTGTCGCGCCTGCGCGCGCGCCTGGTCAAGGGCGAGACCCTGGCCGTGCTGGCGCGCGGTTTCGAGCTGGGCGAATATCTGCGCCTGGGCTCCGGTGAGCTGAAGAGCGGCGGTTTCCGCCGTGAGTCGATCCTCGCCGATGCGCTGGAGGCGCTGATCGGCGCCATCTATCTGGATGCCGGCATGGAGGCGGCGCGCGAGCGCGTGCTGGACTGGCTGACCGGCGAGCTGGACGGCCTGACGCTGGTCGATACCAACAAGGATCCGAAAACGCGCCTGCAGGAGTTTCTGCAATCGCGCGCCTGCGAACTGCCTCGTTACGAGGTGGTGGAGGTTCAGGGCGAGCCGCACTGCCGTACCTTCATGGTCGAGTGCCAGGTGGCCCTGCTCAATGAAAAGACCCTGGGCCAGGGCGGCAGCCGGCGTATCGCCGAGCAGGTCGCTGCGGCTGCGGCGCTGATCGCCCTTGGGGTGGAGAATGGCAATGACTGA
- a CDS encoding LysR substrate-binding domain-containing protein produces the protein MNATAPISLPLLENDVLRTFVAIADSGSFTRTAAQVFRSTAAVSLQIKRLEETLGQRLFIREARQVRLTAEGEVLLGYARRLLKLNEEAVARFLTPTLTGRVRFGTPNDIGDRVLPSVLTLFARSHPAVEVEVNVGRSVDLVAKLDAGELDLTLINAGNDGLDDARGEVIYSEELVWAGRDGGLAMQRSPLPLALANPGCAWRRTALDALDRQGLAYRIAYSCEQCAGQEAAMTADLAIAPFPRSLVKPPLRRLGAEQGLPALGEYHIKLILGHQRNDAVEALARQMVQAFSQD, from the coding sequence ATGAACGCGACAGCTCCCATCTCCCTGCCGCTTCTGGAAAACGATGTGCTGCGCACTTTCGTCGCCATCGCCGACAGCGGCAGCTTTACCCGCACCGCAGCACAGGTGTTTCGCAGCACGGCGGCCGTCAGCCTGCAGATCAAGCGGCTGGAGGAGACCCTCGGCCAGCGCCTGTTTATCCGCGAGGCACGACAGGTTCGCCTGACCGCCGAAGGCGAGGTGCTACTCGGCTATGCCAGGCGCCTGCTCAAGCTCAACGAGGAAGCGGTGGCACGCTTTCTCACCCCGACGCTGACCGGCCGCGTGCGCTTCGGTACGCCGAACGATATCGGCGACCGCGTACTACCGAGTGTCTTGACTCTGTTCGCCCGCAGCCATCCGGCCGTGGAGGTCGAGGTCAATGTCGGGCGCAGTGTGGATCTGGTGGCGAAGCTGGATGCCGGCGAGCTGGACCTGACCCTGATCAACGCCGGCAACGACGGCCTGGATGATGCGCGCGGCGAAGTGATCTATTCGGAGGAGCTGGTCTGGGCCGGGCGTGACGGTGGCCTGGCCATGCAGCGCTCGCCCTTGCCGCTGGCACTGGCCAACCCCGGCTGCGCCTGGCGCCGCACCGCGCTCGATGCGCTGGATCGGCAGGGGCTTGCCTATCGCATCGCCTACTCCTGCGAGCAGTGCGCCGGCCAGGAAGCGGCGATGACCGCCGATCTGGCCATCGCACCTTTCCCCCGCAGCCTGGTCAAGCCACCACTGCGCCGACTAGGCGCAGAACAAGGCTTGCCCGCCCTTGGCGAGTACCACATCAAGCTGATTCTCGGCCATCAACGCAACGACGCTGTCGAGGCACTCGCCAGGCAGATGGTTCAAGCTTTCAGCCAGGACTGA
- the cmoB gene encoding tRNA 5-methoxyuridine(34)/uridine 5-oxyacetic acid(34) synthase CmoB, with protein MMRDLDLDALQAQLAGTPLQDWACELPGQLDAKLAIGHGDLPRWYGAVQALPDLPVSEVELVQRFTFGGACDDSTRAQLKAALQGLIPWRKGPFELFGVHIDTEWRSDWKWQRVAPHLDLHGKRILDVGCGNGYYMWRMLGAGADSVVGIDPNWLFLCQFLAMKRYLPDQPVWHLPLAFEELPAKLQGFDTVFSMGVLYHRRSPIDHLLDLKDALVKDGELVLETLVVEGDAEQVLVPEDRYAQMRNVWFLPSVPALERWLRRAGFEDVRCVDVSTTSVEEQRATEWMRFQSLPEFLDPADHSRTVEGLPAPTRAVLIARKP; from the coding sequence ATGATGCGCGATCTGGATCTCGACGCCCTGCAGGCGCAACTGGCCGGTACTCCGTTGCAAGACTGGGCCTGCGAGTTGCCCGGTCAGCTCGACGCCAAACTGGCCATCGGTCACGGCGATCTGCCGCGCTGGTACGGTGCCGTGCAGGCGCTACCGGATCTGCCGGTGAGCGAGGTGGAACTGGTGCAGCGCTTCACCTTCGGCGGCGCCTGCGATGACAGCACGCGCGCACAATTGAAAGCCGCACTGCAGGGGCTGATTCCCTGGCGCAAGGGCCCGTTCGAGCTGTTCGGCGTGCATATCGACACCGAATGGCGTTCGGACTGGAAATGGCAGCGCGTCGCCCCGCATCTCGACCTGCATGGCAAGCGTATCCTCGACGTCGGCTGCGGCAATGGCTACTACATGTGGCGCATGCTCGGCGCCGGTGCCGACAGCGTGGTCGGCATCGACCCTAACTGGCTGTTCCTCTGCCAGTTCCTGGCGATGAAACGCTACCTGCCGGACCAACCGGTGTGGCACCTGCCACTGGCCTTCGAGGAACTGCCGGCCAAGCTGCAGGGCTTCGACACGGTGTTCTCCATGGGCGTGCTGTACCACCGCCGCTCGCCCATCGACCACCTGCTCGACCTGAAGGATGCGCTGGTCAAGGACGGTGAGCTGGTACTGGAAACCCTGGTGGTCGAAGGCGATGCCGAACAGGTGCTGGTGCCCGAAGACCGCTACGCGCAGATGCGCAATGTCTGGTTCCTGCCTTCGGTGCCGGCCCTGGAGCGCTGGCTGCGCCGCGCCGGCTTCGAGGATGTGCGCTGCGTAGACGTCAGCACTACTTCGGTGGAAGAACAACGCGCCACCGAGTGGATGCGCTTCCAGTCGCTGCCGGAATTTCTCGACCCGGCCGACCACAGTCGCACCGTCGAAGGCCTGCCGGCACCGACCCGCGCCGTGCTGATCGCACGCAAGCCCTAA
- a CDS encoding lysoplasmalogenase, with product MRWLLLGLAGAAVFLYGRITGDAQLSLLTKGIPVIALLLWLRQAPAGTYRRWIGIGLVFSLAGDILLDWPGDLFVFGLGAFLLGHLAYLRAYCSDSRQPALPALLLALIAGGAMFAILASSGLGELLIPVACYATAISLMLWRALARLGHPQLQPRSTWLAAGGAALFVLSDSLIGIDRFVASFDAAPYAIILTYWLGQWGITASAFQRSNSA from the coding sequence ATGCGTTGGTTGCTGCTCGGTCTGGCGGGTGCTGCGGTATTTCTCTACGGCCGGATCACCGGCGATGCACAGCTCAGCCTGCTGACCAAGGGCATCCCGGTGATCGCCCTGCTGCTCTGGCTACGCCAGGCGCCTGCCGGCACCTACCGCCGCTGGATCGGCATCGGCCTGGTGTTCTCCCTGGCTGGCGACATCCTGCTGGACTGGCCCGGCGATCTGTTCGTGTTCGGCCTTGGCGCCTTTCTGCTCGGCCATCTGGCCTACCTGCGCGCCTACTGTTCCGACAGCCGGCAACCGGCCCTGCCCGCTTTGCTGCTGGCACTAATTGCCGGTGGCGCGATGTTCGCCATACTGGCCAGCAGCGGCCTGGGCGAACTGCTGATCCCGGTGGCCTGCTATGCCACGGCGATCAGCCTGATGCTCTGGCGCGCCCTGGCCCGCCTCGGTCATCCGCAGCTGCAGCCGCGCTCCACCTGGCTCGCAGCCGGCGGTGCGGCGCTCTTCGTGCTGTCCGACAGCCTGATCGGCATCGACCGCTTCGTCGCCAGCTTCGACGCCGCGCCTTACGCCATCATCCTCACCTACTGGCTCGGCCAGTGGGGCATCACCGCTTCGGCCTTCCAGCGCAGCAACAGCGCCTGA
- the era gene encoding GTPase Era, whose amino-acid sequence MAMTDAPVTRCGYVAIVGRPNVGKSTLLNHILGQKLAITSRKPQTTRHNMLGIKTEGDIQAVYVDTPGLHKHNDKALNRYMNRSASTALKDVDVVVFVVDRMRWTDEDQLVLEKVQHVKCPILLAVNKADRLEDKSELLPHLNWLAEQLPQAEIVPISALQGQNLDTLEKLVGERLPESEHFYPEDQITDRSSRFLAAELIREKIMRQLGAELPYQITVEIEEFKQEGRILHIHGLILVERDGQKKIIIGDKGERIKRIGADARKDMETMFDSKVMLNLWVKVKGGWSDDERALRSLGYLD is encoded by the coding sequence ATGGCAATGACTGATGCACCTGTTACCCGCTGCGGCTACGTCGCCATCGTCGGCCGGCCCAACGTGGGCAAGTCGACGCTGCTCAACCACATCCTCGGACAAAAGCTGGCGATCACCTCGCGCAAGCCGCAGACCACCCGTCACAACATGCTTGGGATCAAGACCGAGGGCGACATCCAGGCCGTCTACGTCGATACGCCCGGCCTGCACAAGCACAACGACAAGGCGCTCAACCGCTACATGAACCGCAGTGCGTCCACTGCGCTGAAGGACGTCGACGTGGTGGTGTTCGTGGTCGACCGCATGCGCTGGACCGACGAGGATCAACTGGTGCTGGAAAAGGTCCAGCACGTCAAATGCCCGATCCTGCTGGCGGTGAACAAGGCCGATCGTCTGGAAGACAAGAGCGAGCTGCTGCCGCACCTGAACTGGCTGGCCGAGCAACTGCCGCAGGCCGAGATCGTGCCGATCTCCGCGCTGCAGGGGCAGAACCTCGACACCCTGGAGAAACTGGTGGGCGAGCGTCTGCCGGAATCTGAACATTTCTACCCGGAAGACCAGATCACCGACCGCTCCAGCCGCTTCCTGGCTGCCGAGCTGATCCGCGAGAAGATCATGCGTCAGCTCGGCGCCGAGTTGCCGTACCAGATCACCGTGGAAATCGAGGAATTCAAGCAGGAGGGCCGCATTCTGCATATCCACGGCCTGATCCTGGTGGAGCGCGACGGGCAGAAGAAGATCATCATCGGCGACAAGGGCGAGCGCATCAAACGCATCGGCGCGGACGCGCGCAAGGACATGGAAACCATGTTCGACTCCAAGGTGATGCTCAACCTCTGGGTCAAGGTCAAAGGTGGCTGGTCCGACGACGAGCGCGCCCTGCGTTCGCTGGGTTACCTGGATTAG
- the recO gene encoding DNA repair protein RecO, with translation MRAAYVLHSRPYKESSALVDFFTAQGRVRAVLRAARGKVGSIARPFAPLELELRGRGELKSVGRLESAGIPLLLSGEALFSGLYLNELLIRLLPAEDPHPLMLEHYGLTLQALAAGRPLEPLLRAFEWRLLDELGYGFALDRDQHDQPIDPAALYRWQQDIGLVPVIQLQPGVFQGRELLAMVEADWQTPGALAAAKRLMRQALAPHLGGRPLVSRELFMTLKESKRD, from the coding sequence ATGCGTGCCGCCTACGTTCTGCATAGCCGCCCGTACAAGGAAAGCAGTGCCCTGGTGGATTTCTTCACCGCCCAGGGGCGCGTGCGTGCAGTACTGCGCGCCGCGCGCGGCAAGGTCGGCAGCATTGCCCGGCCATTCGCCCCACTGGAGCTGGAGCTGCGCGGGCGTGGTGAGTTGAAGAGCGTCGGCCGCCTGGAAAGCGCTGGCATCCCGCTGCTGCTGAGTGGCGAGGCGCTGTTTTCCGGGCTCTATCTCAACGAACTGCTGATTCGCCTTTTGCCGGCCGAAGATCCGCACCCATTGATGCTCGAACACTACGGTCTGACCCTTCAGGCGCTGGCGGCCGGTCGGCCGCTGGAGCCGCTGCTGCGCGCATTCGAATGGCGCCTGCTGGACGAGCTGGGCTATGGTTTCGCCCTGGATCGCGACCAGCATGACCAGCCCATCGACCCTGCCGCGCTGTACCGCTGGCAGCAGGACATCGGCCTGGTGCCGGTGATACAACTGCAGCCCGGTGTATTTCAGGGCCGCGAGCTGCTGGCCATGGTCGAGGCCGACTGGCAGACGCCGGGCGCACTGGCTGCTGCCAAGCGCCTGATGCGCCAGGCGCTGGCACCTCATCTTGGCGGCAGGCCCTTGGTCAGCCGCGAACTTTTCATGACGCTCAAGGAGTCCAAGCGTGACTGA
- the lepB gene encoding signal peptidase I: MSINFPLLLVIAVAVCGFLALIDLILLAPRRRAAIAAYQGRVDDPDDRVLERLSKEPLLVEYGKSFFPVLAIVLVLRSFLVEPFQIPSGSMKPTLEVGDFILVNKFAYGIRLPVIDEKIIEVDNPQRGDVMVFRYPSDPTINYIKRVVGLPGDRIEYTQGKRLLINGEPVAEKLVGEEPGSLGGAMLYQERLGQVEHTIRKEMTRMRREPGGQWVVPEGHYFMMGDNRDNSNDSRYWRDRHIPQELWGMVPDDHIVGKAFAIWMSWPEPKTGNLPNFSRVGLIH; the protein is encoded by the coding sequence ATGTCGATCAATTTCCCGCTCCTGTTGGTTATCGCGGTCGCCGTTTGCGGCTTCCTGGCCCTGATCGATCTGATTCTGCTGGCTCCGCGCCGCCGTGCGGCGATTGCGGCCTACCAGGGGCGGGTCGATGATCCGGACGACAGGGTGCTGGAGCGCCTGAGCAAGGAGCCCTTGCTGGTCGAGTACGGCAAATCCTTCTTCCCAGTCCTGGCCATCGTGCTGGTGCTGCGCTCGTTTCTGGTCGAGCCGTTCCAGATTCCTTCCGGATCGATGAAGCCGACTCTGGAAGTGGGCGATTTCATCCTGGTCAACAAGTTCGCCTACGGCATTCGCCTGCCGGTAATCGACGAGAAGATCATCGAGGTGGACAACCCGCAACGCGGCGATGTGATGGTGTTCCGCTACCCCAGCGATCCCACCATCAACTACATCAAGCGCGTGGTGGGCCTGCCGGGTGATCGCATCGAGTACACCCAGGGCAAGCGTCTGCTGATCAACGGCGAGCCGGTGGCCGAGAAGTTGGTCGGCGAAGAGCCTGGCAGCCTGGGCGGTGCGATGCTCTATCAGGAGCGTCTGGGTCAGGTCGAGCACACCATCCGCAAGGAAATGACCCGCATGCGCCGCGAGCCCGGCGGCCAATGGGTGGTGCCGGAAGGGCACTACTTCATGATGGGCGACAACCGTGACAACTCCAACGACAGCCGTTACTGGCGTGATCGTCATATCCCTCAGGAGCTGTGGGGCATGGTCCCTGACGACCATATCGTCGGCAAGGCATTCGCCATCTGGATGAGCTGGCCTGAGCCAAAGACCGGCAATCTGCCCAACTTCTCGCGTGTCGGCCTGATTCATTGA
- the cmoA gene encoding carboxy-S-adenosyl-L-methionine synthase CmoA, giving the protein MSQEPDRLFAQPLPEVPDFVFNEDVVRVFPDMIKRSVPGYPTIVENIGVLAGQFAEAHTTLYDLGASLGAVTQALRRHVKADGCQVIAVDNSPAMVERCREYLHAQDAMFQELLPVQVIEADILALDLHPTSLVTLNFTLQFIPPERRLELLTRIRQALLPGGALILSEKLRFEDAAEHELLTQLHVAFKRANGYSELEIAQKRSAIEKVMLPDSLEQHRERLLAAGFSKVVPWFQCLNFASLVALP; this is encoded by the coding sequence GTGAGCCAAGAACCTGATCGTCTATTTGCCCAACCTCTGCCCGAGGTGCCCGATTTCGTCTTCAACGAGGACGTGGTGCGGGTCTTCCCCGACATGATCAAGCGCTCGGTGCCCGGCTACCCGACCATCGTCGAGAACATCGGCGTACTCGCCGGCCAGTTCGCCGAGGCGCACACTACACTGTATGACCTCGGCGCCTCGCTCGGCGCGGTGACCCAGGCACTGCGCCGCCATGTAAAAGCGGACGGCTGCCAGGTGATCGCGGTGGACAACTCGCCGGCCATGGTCGAACGCTGCCGCGAATACCTGCACGCCCAGGACGCCATGTTCCAGGAGCTGCTGCCGGTGCAGGTGATCGAAGCCGACATCCTGGCCCTCGACCTGCACCCCACCTCGCTGGTCACGCTCAACTTCACCCTGCAGTTCATCCCCCCGGAGCGCCGCCTGGAATTGCTCACGCGCATTCGCCAGGCGCTGCTGCCCGGTGGCGCGCTGATCCTCTCGGAGAAGCTGCGCTTCGAGGATGCCGCCGAGCATGAGCTGCTCACCCAGCTGCATGTCGCCTTCAAACGCGCCAATGGCTACAGCGAGCTGGAGATTGCGCAGAAGCGCAGCGCCATCGAAAAGGTGATGCTGCCCGACAGTCTCGAACAACATCGCGAGCGCCTGCTGGCCGCCGGTTTCAGCAAGGTAGTGCCCTGGTTCCAGTGCCTGAACTTCGCCTCGCTGGTGGCCCTGCCATGA
- the pdxJ gene encoding pyridoxine 5'-phosphate synthase has protein sequence MTEANRILLGVNIDHVATLRQARGTRYPDPVKAALDAEEAGADGITVHLREDRRHIQDRDVRVLADVLQTRMNFEMGVTDFMLGFAEQIRPAHVCLVPETRQELTTEGGLDVAGQEARIAAAVERLSLAGCEVSLFIDAEERQIEAAMRVGAPAIELHTGRYADAHTAEEAAQELARIRDGVICGLNHGLIVNAGHGLHYHNAEAVAAIPGINELNIGHAIVAHALFVGFKQAVAEMKALIVAAAYRG, from the coding sequence GTGACTGAGGCCAATCGTATTCTGCTCGGCGTGAACATCGACCACGTCGCCACCCTGCGTCAGGCTCGCGGTACGCGCTACCCGGACCCGGTCAAGGCCGCGCTGGACGCCGAAGAAGCCGGCGCCGACGGCATTACCGTGCACCTGCGTGAAGACCGTCGGCACATCCAGGACCGCGATGTGCGCGTACTGGCTGACGTGTTGCAAACGCGGATGAACTTCGAGATGGGCGTTACCGACTTCATGCTCGGTTTCGCCGAGCAGATTCGCCCGGCGCACGTCTGCCTGGTGCCGGAAACCCGCCAGGAGTTGACCACCGAAGGCGGCCTGGACGTGGCCGGTCAGGAGGCGCGCATCGCCGCAGCGGTGGAGCGCTTGTCACTGGCTGGCTGCGAAGTGTCGCTGTTCATCGATGCCGAGGAGCGGCAGATCGAGGCGGCCATGCGCGTCGGCGCGCCGGCCATCGAGTTGCACACCGGGCGCTACGCCGACGCCCACACGGCGGAAGAGGCGGCGCAGGAGCTGGCGCGGATTCGTGACGGGGTGATCTGCGGCCTCAACCACGGTCTGATCGTCAACGCCGGTCACGGCCTGCACTACCACAACGCCGAGGCCGTGGCCGCGATTCCCGGCATCAACGAACTGAACATCGGTCACGCCATCGTCGCCCATGCGCTGTTCGTCGGCTTCAAGCAGGCGGTCGCCGAGATGAAAGCGCTGATCGTCGCGGCTGCCTACCGCGGCTAG
- a CDS encoding RNA polymerase sigma factor, translating to MSISPPVTELIERLYRDESRRVLATLIRLLGDFDLAEEALHEAFRSAVEQWPQGGVPDNPRAWLVSAGRFKAIDNLRRQRRFQPLDEQIELPDESDAEGGELLEDDRLRLIFTCCHPALASDAQVALTLREVCDLTTEEIARAFLSSPATLAQRIVRAKAKIRDARIPYEVPGRSELPERLEAVLRVVYLVFNEGYFASSGDSLTRSQLSDEAIRLGRLLLELLPEPEVQGLLALMLLHESRRAARSGVDGEVILLEAQDRSLWSRELIAEGEALVLQALHSRRFGPYSLQAAIAAVHAEAASLEETDWAQIVGLYDELLRLNPSPVIELNRAVALAMRDGEQAGLVEIDRLLAAGELEGYHLAHAARADLLRRLGRREQAVAAYRQALALAQQGPDRQFLQKRLEELGA from the coding sequence ATGTCGATATCGCCACCTGTCACCGAGCTGATCGAGCGCCTTTACCGCGATGAGTCGCGCCGTGTGCTCGCCACCCTGATCCGCCTGCTGGGTGATTTCGACCTGGCCGAGGAGGCGCTGCACGAGGCGTTTCGCAGTGCGGTCGAGCAGTGGCCGCAAGGCGGTGTGCCGGACAACCCGCGTGCCTGGCTGGTCTCCGCCGGGCGCTTCAAGGCCATCGACAACCTGCGTCGGCAACGTCGCTTCCAGCCGTTGGACGAGCAGATCGAATTGCCTGATGAGAGCGACGCCGAAGGCGGCGAACTGTTAGAGGACGACCGCCTGCGCCTGATTTTCACCTGCTGTCACCCGGCGCTGGCCAGCGATGCCCAGGTGGCACTAACCCTGCGCGAGGTATGCGACCTGACCACCGAGGAGATCGCCCGCGCTTTCCTCTCCAGTCCTGCGACCCTGGCCCAGCGCATCGTGCGGGCCAAGGCGAAGATTCGCGATGCGCGCATTCCCTACGAAGTGCCGGGGCGCAGTGAGCTGCCCGAGCGGTTGGAGGCGGTGTTGCGGGTGGTTTACCTGGTGTTCAACGAAGGCTACTTCGCCAGCTCGGGTGATTCGCTGACCCGCAGCCAGCTGTCCGACGAAGCGATTCGCCTGGGACGGCTACTGCTGGAGTTACTGCCCGAGCCGGAAGTGCAGGGGCTGCTGGCGTTGATGCTGCTGCACGAGTCGCGACGCGCTGCGCGCAGCGGCGTCGATGGCGAGGTGATTTTGCTGGAGGCCCAGGATCGCAGCCTATGGAGTCGCGAGCTTATCGCCGAAGGCGAGGCGCTGGTGCTGCAGGCGCTGCACTCGCGGCGTTTCGGCCCCTACAGCCTGCAGGCGGCGATTGCCGCGGTGCATGCCGAGGCGGCCAGTCTGGAAGAAACCGATTGGGCGCAGATCGTCGGCCTGTATGACGAGCTGCTGCGTCTGAATCCGTCGCCTGTTATCGAGCTCAACCGCGCCGTGGCACTGGCCATGCGAGATGGCGAGCAGGCGGGGCTGGTGGAGATTGACCGATTGCTGGCTGCAGGCGAACTGGAGGGCTACCACCTGGCCCATGCGGCGCGGGCCGATCTGCTGCGTAGGCTTGGCCGGCGCGAGCAGGCAGTCGCTGCCTACCGCCAGGCCCTGGCGCTGGCGCAACAGGGGCCGGATCGGCAGTTTCTGCAGAAAAGACTGGAAGAGCTGGGTGCCTAG
- a CDS encoding DUF4845 domain-containing protein, with protein sequence MTFARSQQGLSILGWLVVLAVVAFFASTAFKVLPHYLDYMSMEKIITSVETDKASDVRTVGEFYNHVSKGMQVNNIRDLNMRDAMQVKVENNEFLVHLKYEKREPLIENLDLVVNFDKEFRVRMP encoded by the coding sequence ATGACTTTCGCGCGCTCGCAGCAGGGGCTTTCCATTCTGGGTTGGCTGGTGGTTCTGGCCGTAGTGGCATTCTTCGCCAGCACAGCGTTCAAGGTGCTGCCGCATTACCTGGACTATATGTCCATGGAGAAGATCATTACCTCGGTAGAAACCGACAAGGCTTCGGATGTTCGCACCGTCGGTGAGTTTTACAACCACGTGAGCAAGGGTATGCAGGTCAACAACATTCGTGACCTGAACATGCGCGACGCCATGCAGGTGAAGGTGGAAAACAACGAGTTTCTGGTCCACCTCAAATATGAAAAACGCGAGCCGCTGATCGAGAACCTCGATCTGGTGGTGAATTTCGACAAAGAATTTCGTGTACGGATGCCGTGA